The following proteins come from a genomic window of Sphingobium cloacae:
- a CDS encoding CDP-alcohol phosphatidyltransferase family protein, translating to MSDAPSPLPALCLIGENATRLWGMTNAERLRRLARAEGLPEDAEAEAGERLYVNLAYVFDPVWLRHIRTQPGTVVTDGGELVLAHLTGGMTPGDLERHRGALTFIEYRDDPQIYNRQLRKLDCPFIQRLTPATRREIERKSYFGAYKGVTDLLTKYLWPELALGLTRIAASLGMTPNMVTGIGAAMCLWATYLFSQGLYWSGMLAGFAFMVLDTVDGKLARCTVTSSKWGNVFDHGVDLIHPPFWWYFWGVGLSAWGLALSPRAFALVMAAVIAGYVLQRLIEGMFIKDFGMDIHVWRPFDSRFRLITARRNPNMVILFVATIFGRPDIGLIALAWWTVISLIVHAVRLMQAYGVKRSGRPIVSWMEAKP from the coding sequence ATGAGCGACGCGCCTTCCCCCCTGCCTGCCCTTTGCCTGATCGGCGAAAATGCCACGCGCCTGTGGGGCATGACCAATGCGGAGCGCCTGCGCCGCCTCGCCCGGGCGGAAGGATTGCCCGAAGACGCCGAAGCCGAAGCCGGGGAGCGGCTTTACGTCAACCTCGCCTATGTATTCGACCCGGTGTGGCTGCGGCATATCCGCACGCAGCCGGGAACGGTGGTGACGGATGGCGGCGAACTGGTGCTGGCGCATCTGACGGGCGGGATGACGCCCGGCGATCTGGAGCGGCATCGCGGCGCGCTGACCTTCATCGAATATCGCGACGATCCGCAAATCTACAATCGCCAGCTTCGCAAGCTCGACTGCCCCTTCATCCAGCGGCTGACCCCCGCGACCCGGCGGGAGATCGAGCGGAAGAGCTATTTCGGCGCCTATAAGGGCGTGACCGACCTGCTGACCAAATATCTCTGGCCCGAACTGGCGCTGGGACTGACCCGGATCGCCGCTTCGCTGGGCATGACGCCGAACATGGTGACGGGCATCGGCGCGGCGATGTGCCTGTGGGCGACCTACCTCTTCTCGCAGGGGCTTTACTGGAGCGGGATGCTGGCCGGGTTCGCCTTCATGGTGCTGGACACGGTGGACGGGAAGCTGGCGCGGTGCACGGTCACATCGTCCAAATGGGGCAATGTGTTCGACCATGGCGTCGACCTGATCCATCCGCCCTTCTGGTGGTATTTCTGGGGCGTGGGACTTTCCGCATGGGGGCTCGCCTTGTCTCCGCGAGCCTTTGCGCTGGTCATGGCGGCGGTGATTGCGGGCTATGTGCTCCAGCGGCTGATCGAAGGGATGTTCATCAAGGATTTCGGCATGGACATCCATGTGTGGCGCCCCTTCGACAGCCGGTTCCGGCTGATCACCGCGCGGCGCAATCCGAACATGGTGATCCTGTTCGTCGCCACGATCTTCGGGCGTCCCGACATCGGGCTGATCGCTTTGGCATGGTGGACGGTGATTTCATTGATCGTCCATGCCGTGCGGCTGATGCAGGCCTATGGCGTGAAGCGGTCGGGACGGCCGATCGTCAGTTGGATGGAAGCGAAACCATGA
- a CDS encoding lipopolysaccharide biosynthesis protein, protein MKRKSGSGGASDGFARILANTGWLLGGKGVGAVLSLAYLAIVTRTLGVADFGRFALVLSAANVIKTLVSFDSWQIVVRYGQPHLAAGNSDALNRVLRFCILIDLASAVAGGVIAGGIILAFGSLMELSAEMGWQAWLFCMVMMITIRSSPMGILRLFDRFDASALAETMIPVGRMIGAGIALALMPTITGFLIAWAAAELLCAAAYWMLALREGSDRIGRWRAGRALDARHENPGIVGFLTATNLQTTLSSVGQQVAVLIVGLFVGPTGAGLYRLANQLANSLTKISSLLSRSIFVELTRTQSSHGTDALRTLFRRTNRLALIAGAVIIALILTIGHPLLGLIAGKAFLPAYPLLLMLGIAACVDLVGVSYRPLLMATDRASLSLRITFIATALLLGLQAALLPLYGTVGAAAANIVAAFAAFLMMGLASRKAVEPQDAART, encoded by the coding sequence GTGAAGAGGAAGAGCGGATCGGGCGGGGCCAGCGACGGCTTTGCGCGCATCCTGGCGAATACCGGCTGGCTGCTGGGCGGCAAGGGCGTGGGCGCGGTGCTGAGCCTGGCCTATCTCGCCATCGTCACGCGGACGCTGGGGGTCGCGGATTTCGGCCGCTTCGCGCTGGTGCTGAGCGCCGCCAACGTCATCAAGACGCTGGTCAGCTTCGATAGCTGGCAGATCGTCGTGCGCTACGGCCAGCCGCATCTGGCGGCGGGGAATAGCGACGCGCTCAATCGCGTGCTGCGCTTCTGCATCCTGATCGACCTGGCGTCGGCGGTGGCGGGCGGCGTGATCGCGGGCGGGATCATCCTGGCCTTCGGGTCGCTGATGGAATTGTCGGCGGAGATGGGATGGCAGGCATGGCTATTCTGCATGGTGATGATGATCACCATCCGGTCCAGCCCCATGGGCATATTGCGCCTGTTCGACCGTTTCGACGCCAGCGCGCTCGCCGAAACCATGATCCCGGTGGGGCGGATGATCGGCGCGGGGATCGCCCTGGCGCTGATGCCGACGATCACCGGCTTCCTGATCGCATGGGCGGCGGCGGAATTGCTGTGCGCGGCGGCTTACTGGATGCTGGCGCTGCGCGAGGGGAGCGACCGGATCGGGCGGTGGCGCGCGGGGCGGGCGCTGGATGCGCGGCATGAGAATCCCGGCATCGTCGGCTTCCTGACGGCGACCAACCTGCAAACCACGCTGTCGTCGGTGGGGCAGCAGGTGGCGGTGCTGATCGTCGGCCTGTTCGTGGGGCCGACGGGCGCGGGCCTCTATCGCCTCGCCAACCAGCTCGCCAATTCGCTGACGAAGATTTCCAGCCTGTTGTCACGCAGCATCTTCGTGGAACTGACGCGCACCCAGTCGAGCCATGGGACGGATGCGCTGCGGACGCTGTTCCGGCGGACCAACCGGCTGGCGCTGATCGCCGGGGCTGTCATCATCGCGCTGATCCTGACGATCGGCCATCCGTTGCTGGGCCTGATCGCGGGCAAGGCGTTCCTGCCCGCCTATCCGCTGCTGCTGATGCTGGGGATCGCGGCCTGCGTCGACCTGGTGGGCGTGAGCTATCGCCCGCTGCTGATGGCGACGGACCGGGCGAGCCTGTCGCTGCGGATCACCTTCATCGCGACGGCGCTGCTGCTGGGTTTGCAGGCGGCGCTGCTGCCGCTTTACGGGACCGTGGGGGCGGCGGCGGCGAATATCGTCGCGGCCTTCGCCGCTTTCCTGATGATGGGACTGGCGAGCCGCAAGGCGGTGGAGCCGCAGGACGCGGCGCGGACCTGA
- a CDS encoding HIT family protein translates to MNETIRRFGFPQTLVGDFQHWVVLLRPAQPTLGSLVLAAKGEATAFGDLPAEAHAELAAVTKALEAALRQAVGYAKINYLMLMMVDPHVHFHVIPRYEGAREQAGISIADAGWPGQPDLGSAVKPTAEQRDALVAWLKGYFGAG, encoded by the coding sequence ATGAACGAAACCATCAGGAGATTCGGGTTTCCGCAGACGCTTGTAGGAGATTTCCAACATTGGGTCGTGCTGCTGCGGCCCGCGCAGCCGACGCTGGGGTCGCTGGTGCTGGCGGCGAAGGGCGAGGCGACGGCCTTTGGCGACCTGCCCGCCGAGGCGCATGCGGAACTGGCGGCGGTGACGAAGGCGCTGGAAGCCGCGCTGCGGCAGGCGGTGGGTTATGCGAAGATCAATTACCTGATGCTGATGATGGTCGACCCGCATGTGCATTTCCACGTCATCCCGCGCTATGAGGGCGCGCGCGAGCAGGCGGGGATCAGCATTGCCGATGCGGGATGGCCGGGGCAGCCGGACCTTGGCAGCGCGGTCAAGCCGACGGCGGAACAGCGGGATGCGCTGGTGGCGTGGCTGAAGGGCTATTTTGGCGCGGGCTGA
- a CDS encoding phosphocholine cytidylyltransferase family protein produces the protein MSISKAIILSAGQGSRLLPLTRDIPKCMIDFNGRTLIGWQVAALAANGISDIVVVTGFRTERVEDHALQLYRDTGVRVRTLFNPFFQVADNLGTCWIAREEMDRDFIILNGDTIVSDEIVAKLIAGAQDAITVTVDVKPDYDDDDMKVNRDASGRLHAIGKRLLPPDTNAESIGMLAFTGEGPAIFRNQIDQMMRTPEGVERWYLRAIDIIAKGNRVGTVSIEGLDWQEVDFPQDVEAADALTARWAAEGRYAK, from the coding sequence ATGAGCATCAGCAAAGCCATCATCCTGTCGGCCGGCCAGGGTTCGCGTCTTCTTCCCCTGACCCGCGACATCCCCAAATGCATGATCGATTTCAACGGCCGGACCCTCATCGGCTGGCAGGTGGCCGCGCTGGCCGCGAACGGGATCAGCGACATCGTGGTCGTCACCGGCTTCCGCACCGAACGGGTCGAGGATCACGCGCTTCAGCTTTACCGCGACACGGGCGTGCGGGTGCGGACGCTTTTCAATCCCTTCTTCCAGGTCGCCGACAATCTGGGCACCTGCTGGATCGCGCGGGAGGAGATGGATCGCGACTTCATCATCCTGAACGGCGACACCATCGTCTCGGACGAGATCGTCGCGAAGCTGATCGCGGGCGCGCAGGATGCGATCACCGTCACCGTCGACGTGAAGCCCGACTATGACGACGACGACATGAAGGTGAACCGCGACGCCAGCGGCCGCCTTCATGCCATCGGCAAGCGCCTGCTGCCGCCCGACACCAATGCTGAATCCATCGGGATGCTGGCCTTCACGGGGGAGGGGCCGGCGATCTTCCGCAACCAGATCGACCAGATGATGCGGACGCCCGAAGGCGTCGAGCGCTGGTATCTGCGCGCGATCGACATCATCGCCAAGGGCAACCGCGTCGGCACCGTCTCCATCGAGGGGCTGGACTGGCAGGAAGTCGACTTCCCGCAGGATGTGGAGGCCGCGGATGCCCTGACCGCCCGCTGGGCGGCGGAGGGGCGCTACGCGAAGTAA
- a CDS encoding PaaI family thioesterase — MAERPGRMVPVADGPWAGWYGWADPIEGTFLEPIGRSHFRGDAAGKATVMLETLPGHANRMGMLHGGFLAAFADHAYFAGLAAMGRPEQMSAVTVDLAMQFCGSGGIGPLIRTEVELLRETGRLFFMRLTMEQEGHLIAASTATIRKASTPK, encoded by the coding sequence GTGGCGGAGCGTCCCGGCAGGATGGTGCCCGTGGCGGATGGGCCATGGGCGGGATGGTATGGCTGGGCGGACCCGATAGAGGGCACTTTCCTGGAACCGATCGGCCGGTCCCATTTCCGTGGCGATGCGGCGGGCAAGGCGACGGTCATGCTGGAAACCTTGCCGGGCCACGCCAATCGCATGGGTATGCTGCATGGCGGCTTTCTGGCGGCTTTTGCCGATCATGCCTATTTCGCGGGCCTTGCCGCCATGGGGCGGCCCGAACAGATGTCCGCCGTGACGGTGGACCTGGCGATGCAATTCTGCGGATCGGGCGGCATCGGCCCCCTTATCCGGACGGAAGTCGAACTGCTGCGCGAAACCGGGCGCTTGTTCTTCATGCGGCTGACAATGGAGCAGGAGGGCCATCTGATTGCCGCTTCCACCGCGACGATCCGGAAGGCGTCCACGCCGAAATGA
- the zapE gene encoding cell division protein ZapE: MTGVIDRYVSLVAGGELRADPDQEAAAHRLDRLQKELEAAPPRGSTLWKLLRKAPEPPRGLYMWGGVGRGKSMLMDLFFDAVQIQRKKRAHFHEFMLDVHARLAEARKSETGDPIPPVVESLAEEARLLCFDEMVVNNMADAAIMSRLFTGLLDKRVTIVTTSNRAPDDLYKNGLNRQLFLPFIDLIKDRLDVMTLNGPTDYRLDRLGDSTLWHSPNGPEATAALSKAFFRLTDYPPEDRANVPAEDIPVQGGRTLHVPKSLKGVAVFSFKRLCAEARGAPDYLAIARKYHTVILVGIPVLGPEKRNEAARFVTLIDSLYEYKVKLLASADAEPARLYPEGDGAFEFERTVSRLMEMQSDDYLALGHGSK; the protein is encoded by the coding sequence ATGACGGGAGTCATCGACCGCTACGTGTCCCTGGTGGCGGGCGGGGAACTGCGTGCCGACCCGGATCAGGAAGCCGCCGCGCACCGGCTCGACCGGTTGCAGAAGGAACTGGAGGCGGCCCCGCCCCGTGGCTCGACGCTCTGGAAATTGCTGCGCAAGGCGCCGGAGCCGCCCCGTGGCCTTTACATGTGGGGCGGCGTGGGGCGCGGCAAGTCCATGCTGATGGACCTGTTCTTCGACGCCGTGCAGATCCAGCGCAAGAAGCGCGCGCATTTCCACGAATTCATGCTCGATGTCCATGCGCGGCTGGCCGAGGCGCGCAAGTCGGAAACGGGCGATCCCATCCCGCCGGTGGTGGAATCGCTGGCGGAGGAAGCGCGGCTGCTCTGCTTCGACGAGATGGTCGTCAACAACATGGCGGACGCGGCGATCATGTCGCGCCTGTTCACGGGGTTGCTGGACAAGCGCGTCACCATCGTCACCACCTCCAACCGCGCGCCGGACGACCTCTACAAGAACGGCCTCAACCGCCAGCTCTTCCTGCCCTTCATCGATCTGATCAAGGATCGGCTGGACGTGATGACGCTGAACGGGCCGACCGATTACCGGCTCGACCGGCTGGGAGATTCCACGCTGTGGCATTCCCCCAACGGGCCGGAAGCGACGGCGGCGCTCAGCAAGGCGTTCTTCCGCCTGACCGATTACCCGCCCGAGGACCGCGCCAACGTCCCGGCGGAGGATATTCCCGTCCAGGGCGGCCGGACGCTCCATGTGCCCAAGAGCTTGAAGGGCGTCGCGGTCTTCTCCTTCAAGCGGCTTTGCGCGGAGGCGCGCGGCGCGCCCGACTATCTGGCGATCGCGCGCAAATATCACACGGTCATCCTCGTGGGCATCCCGGTGCTCGGCCCGGAAAAACGGAATGAGGCCGCCCGCTTCGTGACGCTGATCGACTCGCTCTACGAATATAAGGTGAAGCTCCTGGCTTCCGCCGATGCCGAGCCTGCGCGGCTGTATCCCGAAGGGGACGGCGCCTTCGAGTTCGAGCGCACCGTGTCCCGGCTCATGGAAATGCAGTCGGACGATTATCTGGCGCTGGGCCACGGCTCCAAATAG
- a CDS encoding succinate dehydrogenase iron-sulfur subunit, whose product MAEFALPKNSRITGKGVVHRAPDGATNVKSFKVYRYDPDSGENPRYDTFEIDLDNCGPMVLDALLKIKNEYDSSLTFRRSCREGICGSCSMNMNGKNGLACTTAIDECAGKEVRITPLPHMDVIKDLVPDFTHFYAQYNSIKPWLQTVSPPPSGKERLQSPKDREKLDGLYECILCACCSTSCPSYWWNSDKFLGPAILLQAYRWLADSRDEYTGERLDELEDPFRLYRCHTIMNCANVCPKGLSPAKAIAETKKMMVERQL is encoded by the coding sequence ATGGCCGAATTTGCGTTGCCCAAGAACAGCAGGATCACTGGCAAGGGCGTAGTGCATCGGGCGCCGGACGGGGCGACCAACGTCAAGAGCTTCAAGGTCTATCGCTACGACCCGGACTCGGGCGAGAACCCCCGCTACGACACGTTCGAGATCGATCTCGACAATTGCGGGCCGATGGTTCTGGACGCGCTGCTGAAGATCAAGAACGAATATGATTCGTCGCTGACCTTCCGCCGGTCCTGCCGCGAAGGCATTTGCGGTTCCTGCTCGATGAACATGAACGGCAAGAACGGTCTGGCCTGCACCACCGCCATCGACGAATGCGCGGGCAAGGAAGTGCGGATCACGCCGCTGCCGCACATGGACGTCATCAAGGATCTGGTTCCCGACTTCACCCATTTCTACGCGCAGTATAATTCGATCAAGCCGTGGCTGCAAACCGTCAGCCCCCCGCCCAGCGGCAAGGAGCGGCTCCAGTCGCCCAAGGACCGCGAGAAGCTGGACGGCCTTTACGAATGCATCCTGTGCGCCTGCTGCTCGACCAGCTGCCCCAGCTACTGGTGGAACAGCGACAAGTTCCTCGGCCCGGCGATCCTGCTCCAAGCCTATCGCTGGCTGGCCGACAGCCGCGACGAATATACCGGGGAGCGTCTGGATGAACTGGAAGACCCCTTCCGCCTCTATCGCTGCCACACCATCATGAACTGCGCGAATGTGTGCCCCAAGGGGCTCAGCCCCGCCAAGGCGATCGCGGAGACGAAGAAGATGATGGTCGAAAGGCAGCTCTGA